In the genome of Arachis stenosperma cultivar V10309 chromosome 2, arast.V10309.gnm1.PFL2, whole genome shotgun sequence, the window AACGACAATGTAGCATTTTAAATTACTCAAACACAATGAGAATTCTCTTTAACAGTCATCTGAGCAAAATTGCATACATATATACACAAAATTAAATCAGAGAAAAAAGTtctagagagaaaaagagaggaaCCGACTGAAGCCGTTGTCGACGAGGAAGTTGAAGGTGTGGTTGTCGTAGTTGTAGGTGAACTTGTTGGAGGAAGGAAGTTTCTGGAGGCACTGGAAAGGCAATGGTGTTGAAGTTTGAATTCAGATATTTCTAgcccatttttcttcttctttcttcagaTTCAAGATCATATCTGAGTAGTAATATAAAGAAACCCGTGGTTTTGCTTCTTCTGGTTTTGTCTAATCGAATTGCTTATTAACTAACGAACATTTCTttctactttttcttttgaaaggGAAGATGATAGAGACAATAAAAAAGCAAATAGCAAATTCATATTTAAGATGACCAGACAATGCCGATAGAAGATTCGAACTATGAGGGTGGCAAAGGAGAGAGACTGAGGGAGGTGGAGTTCCTTCTGCTCGTTGGAGGAAAATAGGAAATTAGGGTTGGAAGGAAAAGGGATTGAGGAAAGTGTTTGTAGGGGACTGGGTTAGTGGGTTccagttttctttttttttttctagtgTCAAAATCATGTCATTTCTGGGACAGATGACAAAACTGGAACTTGAAAAAATTCGGTCAGTTTGCCAGTTAACTGTCGATTCAACTAgttttttaacttatttttgtAAAGTAGTTTTAAAAGTCAACCAGACCGGCTAGATGACCAATTTTTGGTTAACTCGATCAAACTAGTCGATTCggtctaattttcaaaatcttgcaTATTagacaatttaaaatttttttataataaaataaaaaaatatttattttcaaataaaaattattataattttaatttcacCAATATTATTATTTCACTTTAATTGAAATAATTCATATATATTCACTAATATTATATGTGGTAGTATACATATACAAATGAGAAAAATATTTAGTTGTTGCTTTGTCTTATTTTTCATATCAAACTTCTTTATATATGGacatacaaaaattaaaatttcaaatataattaactttaattttatcttaataAACTGAACTTTTCTCTTAAAAAATTTAACCGCCTAAATATTAATGGATTTGTCACAACAATATGTTACATTTGTTTACTTGAAGCAATCAATCAACCTCTTATACCTAATCAAACTCCTCAAAGGCTCAAACATACATTCTGCAATAAACTACATTTAATGTTATTATTCCATTTGGATAGTTTAACTAAAGTTAATGCTATCTCTATCCAAAATTCCAAATAAGAGCAAAATGTTCTTAAACACAATTGGAACAACACAATCAAACTTGGTGAGAGTGAGACTCGTAACCTTCAGAAAGATTTCAGCTCCGATTCATGAAAAGATCATATGTACAAGTAAGATCATCCACACTCTTAATCACACATCATAAAAGAGGaggtaataaaaaaaaaaccatttatcttttctaaaaatttagaacagaaataaaagcaaactgaaaaaataaaaataaaaatgagaacTATAACGATGATCAGAAAATATCAAGAATTTCCAAAATGAAATTATTGCAGAGAGGGCAGTTCCCTCTGTTGACCCAAACCTCCCTGGAGCACAGCCTGCAGAACGTGTGCCCGCAGGGTATAAAAGCCGCACCTCTATGCCTCACCATGCACACGCAGCAGTTACGTTCCACGATACTCGCCCCTTCTTCTTCGCACTTTTCTTCTACACATTCAATCACATCTTCAAAATCAGCATTGCTCATTCTGTAACTCGAAACTTCGAATCCCGTTTCCATGTCCGTTTCCTCCAACAAATCCATTAGCGACACGCCAACCGGTCCCACCACCGCGACTTCCGCCGGGATTTCAGTGTCTGCGGCGGCGGCAGTAGCAATGGCGTCGTTTTGCTGTCGGTGAGTCGTCGCGTCTTGCTGAGTCAACTCGTCCGGATCGATGCGCGCTTGCAACTCGGACAGGTTGGTATCAATATgattgttgctgctgctgctgttgttgttgttgttgtcgtTGTTACTGGAATTGTTTTCATTACTGTAATTTGATCTTGAATTGAGTACGAGCTTGAATCTAAGCTTGTCCATGaaactgaaggattttctagATTTGCGGTCCGCTGTGGTGATGTTGTTGTGTTTATCTTCGCGGAGGATATCTACGAGGGTTCGGCTTTGGCTCAACTCGCAGCTTTCAGAATCGGCAGTGGCGGCGGTGGTGTCTGCGGCGGCGGCAGAGACGGCGGTGACACTGTCGTGAAGGATCAAATCTGCTAGGGAGGTGGTTTTGCCAGCGGTCATTTGATCATAAAGTGTTATCCTCCGGCGACCTTCCATTTTCCCAGGAAAATTGGTTGTTAGTTTCCCGGGAAAATCAAAGAATGAATTTTCACGAAAAATGAACAGATTATGCCAATAGCGGATACTTTTgatgtttttttaaaaaaaaaaattaacgagTGAGAATGGGTTTCTGAGAATGGAATGGGGATTATTTTCTTCAATGAAGAGAAACTTATGGGCTGAAATTTTTCTCAGGAAAGTTCGGAAGGTTTGCAAATTTTGGAGTAATTGAAGAATTGAGAGGAGCGATGAGTCAACGTTAATGTTGGGAGAAGTTTCTTTTTCTGAGTAGAcaggaaaagagaaagagaactAATCAAATAAAGGAAAACGATGCAGGGAGGAAAGGGAAATTAACAACTGGTGTAGTAGAAAACGTTtctgaaaagaaaattaaaggtaaataaataaataaatgaatgaaATAATGAATAAAGGAAACTtactattaaattttttatttggtgTGGGACCATTCAATCATAAAGAGAAGCAAAgcaaagacaaaaataaaagcgAGATTAGCATTTTCTTGGATACCTAGGGTCAGGAATGGATAGAGAGATCACAAAGATGCCATACCCCAtgttttatataatttaattaagaaTAGACAATCATTCAGacagaaattaatttattaatggATGAAAAAATAGTGATATGCAGTTTTATTGGTGTATGGTGTGTAATTTACATATGTGAATCTGTTATAGTCAGTCTAAAAATGTAGGTTATGTTTTGgctaaaatagaaaaaacaaaagTTGCAATAGCTAAAAACTCAGGTTACCTATGATGTATGGACACTGACACGGACACGGAATACGATACGATACGGGACACGCCGACAcgcaaattttaaaattttagatgaTATGGGGACacgcatacatataaaatatgaagtattttttagataaatcgaaatgatattttgatattttattgatattaaaatataaattaaaatttttaattatttttaatgtcttattttaattatattaagtatttaaaatattttttattttaataattaataatatatattatatctaaatttattttaagaatatatgttaagaataagactggacacgctgacacgtgatggtatttagATGTGTCTAGGTGTGTCCggagaaaaattttttattttttattaagacacggtTGGACACGGCAGACACGCTTGTCGGACGAGTGTCCGTGAGTGTCGTGTCCGAAATGTATCCGACACGCATATACGATAACTCAGCGAAGTGTCCGTGCTTTATAGCAGGTTACGTTTGTCATGGAGGGATATCTAAGTCTCGAAATGTGTCTTAACTCTCTACATGCAGACATGACCTGTTGTATTGACCGCCTTAAAACTCAACAAACACAGGTTGCGTTTGTCAGCCGGCAGACATAAATCGCAGGTTGCGATTATCAAGTGTCCTAGCTGCATGGACAACACGTATTGGAGAAGGGTTCAAAACAGATCTTTATAATGAAAAATGCAGGTGAA includes:
- the LOC130961689 gene encoding uncharacterized protein LOC130961689, whose protein sequence is MEGRRRITLYDQMTAGKTTSLADLILHDSVTAVSAAAADTTAATADSESCELSQSRTLVDILREDKHNNITTADRKSRKSFSFMDKLRFKLVLNSRSNYSNENNSSNNDNNNNNSSSSNNHIDTNLSELQARIDPDELTQQDATTHRQQNDAIATAAAADTEIPAEVAVVGPVGVSLMDLLEETDMETGFEVSSYRMSNADFEDVIECVEEKCEEEGASIVERNCCVCMVRHRGAAFIPCGHTFCRLCSREVWVNRGNCPLCNNFILEILDIF